The following proteins are encoded in a genomic region of Streptococcus gwangjuense:
- the rpsA gene encoding 30S ribosomal protein S1: protein MNEFEDLLNSVSQVETGDVVSAEVLTVDATQANVAISGTGVEGVLTLRELTNDRDADINDFVKVGEVLDVLVLRQVVGKDTDTVTYLVSKKRLEARKAWDKLVGREEEVVTVKGTRAVKGGLSVEFEGVRGFIPASMLDTRFVRNTERFVGQEFDAKIKEVDAKENRFILSRREVVEAATAAARAEVFGKLAVGDVVTGKVARITSFGAFIDLGGVDGLVHLTELSHERNVSPKSVVTVGEEIEVKILDLNEEEGRVSLSLKATTPGPWDGVEQKLAKGDVVEGTVKRLTDFGAFVEVLPGIDGLVHVSQISHKRIENPKEALKVGQEVQVKVLEVNADAERVSLSIKALEERPAQEEGQKEEKRAARPRRPKRQEKRDFELPETQTGFSMADLFGDIEL, encoded by the coding sequence ATGAACGAATTTGAAGATTTGCTAAATAGCGTTAGCCAAGTTGAGACTGGTGATGTTGTTAGTGCTGAAGTATTGACAGTTGATGCGACTCAAGCTAACGTTGCAATCTCTGGAACTGGTGTTGAAGGTGTCTTGACTCTTCGCGAATTGACAAACGATCGCGATGCAGATATCAATGACTTTGTTAAAGTAGGAGAAGTATTGGATGTTCTTGTACTTCGTCAAGTAGTTGGTAAAGATACTGATACAGTTACATACCTTGTATCTAAAAAACGCCTTGAAGCTCGCAAAGCATGGGACAAACTTGTTGGTCGCGAAGAAGAAGTTGTTACTGTTAAAGGAACTCGTGCCGTTAAAGGTGGACTTTCAGTAGAATTTGAAGGTGTTCGTGGATTTATCCCAGCTTCAATGTTGGATACTCGTTTCGTACGTAACACTGAGCGTTTTGTAGGTCAAGAATTTGACGCTAAAATCAAAGAAGTTGACGCTAAAGAAAACCGCTTCATCCTTTCACGTCGTGAAGTTGTTGAAGCAGCTACAGCAGCAGCTCGTGCTGAAGTATTCGGTAAATTGGCTGTTGGTGATGTTGTAACTGGTAAAGTTGCTCGTATCACAAGCTTTGGTGCTTTCATCGACCTTGGTGGTGTTGACGGATTGGTTCACTTGACTGAATTGTCACACGAACGTAACGTATCACCAAAATCAGTTGTAACTGTTGGTGAAGAAATTGAAGTGAAAATCCTTGATCTTAACGAAGAAGAAGGACGCGTATCACTTTCACTTAAAGCAACAACACCTGGACCATGGGATGGCGTTGAGCAAAAATTGGCTAAAGGTGATGTAGTTGAAGGAACAGTTAAACGTTTGACTGACTTCGGTGCATTTGTTGAAGTATTGCCAGGTATCGATGGACTTGTTCACGTATCACAAATTTCACACAAACGTATTGAAAATCCAAAAGAAGCTCTTAAAGTTGGTCAAGAAGTTCAAGTTAAAGTTCTTGAAGTTAATGCAGATGCAGAGCGCGTATCACTTTCTATCAAAGCTCTTGAAGAACGTCCAGCTCAAGAAGAAGGACAAAAAGAAGAGAAACGTGCTGCTCGTCCACGTCGTCCAAAACGTCAAGAAAAACGTGATTTCGAACTTCCAGAAACACAAACAGGATTCTCAATGGCTGACTTGTTCGGTGATATCGAACTTTAA
- a CDS encoding DUF2969 domain-containing protein has product MSKKDKKIEIQVADAKVKVGKDSFEGYTLTIGKKVIGEIAELDGQFAIIKNGNVDSFYKKLEKAVEILIENYNLAK; this is encoded by the coding sequence ATGAGTAAGAAAGATAAAAAAATCGAAATTCAAGTAGCAGATGCCAAAGTTAAGGTAGGAAAAGACAGTTTTGAAGGTTATACATTGACCATTGGTAAAAAAGTTATCGGAGAAATTGCCGAATTAGATGGACAATTTGCCATTATAAAGAATGGGAATGTCGATAGTTTTTATAAAAAATTGGAAAAAGCTGTGGAAATTTTGATTGAAAATTATAATTTAGCAAAATAA
- the dnaX gene encoding DNA polymerase III subunit gamma/tau, translating to MYQALYRKYRSQNFSQLVGQEVVAKTLKQAVEQEKISHAYLFSGPRGTGKTSVAKIFAKAMNCPNQVGGEPCNNCYICQAVTDGSLEDVIEMDAASNNGVDEIREIRDKSTYAPSLARYKVYIIDEVHMLSTGAFNALLKTLEEPTQNVVFILATTELHKIPATILSRVQRFEFKSIKTQDIKEHIRYILEKENISSEPEAVEIIARRAEGGMRDALSILDQALSLTQGNELTTAISEEITGTISLSALDDYVAALSQQDVPKALSCLNLLFDNGKSMTRFVTDLLHYLRDLLIVQTGGENTHHSPVFVENLALPQQNLFEMIRLATVSLADIKSSLQPKIYAEMMTIRLAEIKPEPALPGAVEDEISALRQEVTRLKQELANVGTIPKPTSPVPSRPAAGKTVYCVDRNKVQSILQEAVENPDLARQNLIRLQNAWGEVIESLGGPDKALLVGSQPVAANEHHAILAFESNFNAGQTMKRDNLNTMFGNILSQAAGFSPEILAISMEEWKEVRAAFSAKAKSSQTEKEAEESLIPEGFEFLADKVKVEED from the coding sequence ATGTATCAAGCACTTTATCGAAAATATAGAAGTCAAAACTTCTCCCAGTTGGTTGGTCAAGAAGTTGTGGCTAAGACTCTTAAACAAGCAGTAGAACAAGAGAAAATAAGTCATGCCTATCTTTTTTCTGGTCCACGTGGAACGGGAAAAACCAGTGTAGCCAAGATTTTTGCCAAAGCTATGAACTGTCCAAATCAAGTGGGTGGTGAACCTTGCAATAACTGCTATATTTGTCAGGCAGTGACAGATGGTAGTTTAGAAGATGTTATCGAAATGGATGCGGCCTCTAATAACGGGGTGGATGAAATCCGTGAAATTCGTGATAAATCTACCTATGCGCCTAGCCTTGCTCGTTATAAGGTTTATATCATAGATGAGGTTCACATGCTGTCTACAGGGGCTTTTAATGCCCTCCTAAAGACGCTGGAAGAACCAACACAGAATGTGGTCTTTATTTTGGCTACTACTGAATTGCACAAGATACCTGCGACGATTCTATCCCGTGTGCAACGTTTCGAGTTTAAATCGATTAAGACACAGGATATTAAGGAACATATCCGCTATATCTTAGAAAAAGAAAATATCAGTTCTGAACCAGAGGCTGTGGAAATCATTGCCAGACGTGCTGAAGGTGGAATGCGAGATGCCTTGTCTATTTTGGATCAAGCCCTGAGTTTGACACAGGGAAATGAGTTGACGACTGCCATCTCTGAAGAGATTACAGGTACCATTAGTCTATCAGCCTTGGATGATTATGTGGCTGCCTTGTCTCAACAGGATGTTCCCAAGGCTTTGTCTTGCTTAAATCTTCTCTTTGACAATGGTAAGAGCATGACTCGTTTTGTGACCGACCTTTTGCACTATTTAAGAGATTTGTTAATTGTTCAAACAGGTGGTGAAAACACGCATCATAGTCCAGTCTTTGTTGAGAATTTGGCACTTCCTCAGCAAAATCTGTTTGAAATGATTCGCTTGGCGACAGTGAGTTTAGCTGATATTAAGTCTAGCTTGCAGCCTAAGATTTATGCTGAGATGATGACCATCCGTTTGGCGGAGATTAAGCCCGAACCAGCTCTTCCAGGGGCGGTTGAAGATGAAATTTCTGCGCTGAGACAAGAAGTGACGCGTCTCAAACAAGAACTCGCAAATGTAGGAACTATACCCAAGCCAACCAGTCCAGTACCTAGCCGACCAGCAGCGGGTAAGACCGTCTATTGTGTGGATCGCAATAAAGTTCAATCGATCTTACAAGAGGCCGTTGAAAATCCTGATTTAGCACGTCAAAATTTGATTCGTTTACAAAATGCCTGGGGAGAGGTAATTGAAAGTCTTGGTGGGCCAGACAAGGCTCTGCTAGTTGGCTCTCAACCGGTTGCGGCCAATGAACATCACGCCATTCTTGCTTTTGAGTCTAACTTCAATGCTGGTCAAACCATGAAACGAGACAATCTCAACACCATGTTTGGCAACATCCTCAGTCAGGCAGCAGGTTTTTCACCTGAGATTTTAGCCATTTCCATGGAGGAATGGAAAGAAGTTCGTGCAGCCTTTTCAGCCAAAGCCAAATCTTCTCAAACTGAAAAAGAAGCAGAAGAAAGCCTGATTCCAGAAGGATTTGAATTTTTGGCTGATAAAGTGAAGGTAGAGGAAGACTAA
- the sufC gene encoding Fe-S cluster assembly ATPase SufC, with amino-acid sequence MSVLEIKDLHVEIEGKEILKGVNLTLKTGEIAAIMGPNGTGKSTLSAAIMGNPNYEVTKGEVLFDGVNILELEVDERARMGLFLAMQYPSEIPGITNAEFLRAAMNAGKEDDEKISVREFITKLDEKMELLNMKEEMAERYLNEGFSGGEKKRNEILQLLMLEPTFALLDEIDSGLDIDALKVVSKGVNAMRGEGFGAMIITHYQRLLNYITPDVVHVMMEGRVVLSGGPELAARLEREGYAKLAEELGYDYKEEL; translated from the coding sequence ATGTCAGTATTAGAGATCAAAGATCTTCACGTTGAGATTGAAGGAAAAGAAATTTTAAAAGGGGTTAACCTGACCCTGAAAACAGGAGAAATCGCCGCTATCATGGGGCCAAATGGTACTGGTAAATCGACTCTTTCTGCAGCTATTATGGGAAATCCAAACTATGAGGTGACCAAAGGTGAGGTCTTGTTTGATGGCGTAAACATCCTTGAGTTGGAAGTGGACGAGCGTGCGCGTATGGGACTTTTCCTTGCTATGCAATACCCATCAGAAATTCCTGGTATTACTAATGCTGAGTTTCTTCGTGCAGCCATGAATGCCGGCAAAGAAGACGATGAGAAGATTTCAGTTCGCGAGTTCATCACTAAGTTAGATGAAAAAATGGAATTGCTCAACATGAAAGAAGAAATGGCAGAGCGTTACCTCAACGAAGGCTTCTCTGGTGGTGAGAAAAAACGTAATGAAATTCTTCAACTTTTGATGTTGGAGCCAACATTTGCTCTTTTGGATGAGATTGATTCTGGTCTTGATATTGACGCTCTTAAAGTTGTATCGAAAGGGGTCAATGCCATGCGTGGTGAAGGCTTTGGTGCTATGATTATCACTCACTACCAACGTCTTTTGAACTACATCACACCAGACGTGGTACACGTGATGATGGAAGGTCGTGTTGTCCTTTCAGGTGGTCCAGAACTGGCAGCGCGTTTGGAACGCGAAGGATACGCAAAATTAGCTGAAGAACTTGGCTACGACTACAAGGAAGAATTGTAA
- a CDS encoding DUF3272 domain-containing protein — MNRQQFIIIALFTAAETYFFNEAWMTGRYIMAAFWAILLFRNFRVSYLMGKIVDVIDQHLKGKD; from the coding sequence ATGAATAGACAACAATTTATTATCATCGCGCTGTTTACAGCTGCTGAGACCTATTTTTTCAATGAAGCTTGGATGACTGGTCGTTATATTATGGCAGCCTTTTGGGCCATTTTGCTCTTTAGAAATTTCCGAGTTAGTTACTTGATGGGCAAGATTGTAGATGTTATTGACCAACATTTAAAAGGAAAAGACTAG
- a CDS encoding cysteine desulfurase → MLDVEVIRKDFPILDQIVNDEPLVYLDNAATTQKPLAVLETINRYYENDNANVHRGVHTLAERATASYEAARETIGEFINAGSTKEVLFTRGTTTSLNWVAHFAEEVLTEGDQVLISVMEHHSNIIPWQEACRKTGAELVYVYLKDGALDMDDLRTKLTDKVKFVSLAHASNVLGVVNPIKEITQMAHQVGAIMVVDGAQSTPHMKIDVQDLDVDFFAFSGHKMAGPTGIGVLYGKEKYLEQMSPVEFGGEMIDFVYEQSASWKELPWKFEAGTPNMAGAIGLAAAVDYLEKIGMDAIEAHEQELIAYVYPKLQAIEGLTIYGSQDLDQRSGVIAFNLGDLHPHDLATALDYEGVAVRAGHHCAQPLLQYLDVPATARASFYIYNTKADCDKLVDALQKTKEFFNGTF, encoded by the coding sequence ATGTTAGATGTAGAAGTGATTCGCAAGGATTTTCCAATTTTAGACCAGATTGTTAATGATGAACCATTGGTTTATTTGGACAATGCTGCGACGACACAAAAACCACTAGCAGTTCTGGAGACGATTAACCGCTACTATGAGAACGACAATGCCAATGTTCATCGTGGCGTTCATACCTTGGCAGAAAGAGCGACAGCTTCTTATGAAGCCGCTCGTGAAACTATTGGTGAGTTTATCAATGCAGGGTCTACAAAGGAAGTTCTCTTTACCAGAGGAACGACAACCAGTCTGAACTGGGTGGCACACTTTGCAGAGGAAGTCTTGACTGAGGGAGACCAGGTTTTGATTTCTGTCATGGAACATCATTCCAACATCATTCCTTGGCAGGAGGCCTGTCGCAAGACTGGAGCAGAGCTTGTCTATGTTTATCTCAAGGACGGAGCTCTGGATATGGATGATTTGCGAACTAAATTGACTGACAAGGTCAAGTTTGTTTCGCTAGCTCACGCCTCCAATGTTCTTGGTGTGGTTAATCCAATCAAAGAAATCACTCAAATGGCCCACCAAGTGGGAGCCATCATGGTGGTGGATGGTGCTCAGTCTACTCCTCATATGAAGATTGATGTCCAGGACTTGGATGTGGACTTCTTTGCCTTTTCAGGTCACAAGATGGCTGGTCCGACTGGTATCGGTGTTCTTTATGGTAAAGAAAAGTATCTGGAACAAATGTCACCAGTAGAATTTGGCGGCGAAATGATTGATTTCGTTTATGAACAATCTGCTAGTTGGAAGGAATTGCCTTGGAAATTCGAGGCAGGAACTCCTAATATGGCTGGTGCAATCGGACTTGCTGCGGCAGTAGATTATCTTGAAAAGATTGGTATGGATGCCATTGAAGCCCATGAACAAGAATTGATCGCATACGTCTATCCAAAACTGCAGGCGATTGAAGGATTGACTATTTACGGTTCGCAGGACTTGGATCAACGTTCAGGTGTCATTGCCTTTAACCTAGGTGATCTTCATCCGCACGACCTTGCGACTGCTTTGGATTATGAAGGAGTGGCTGTTCGAGCAGGTCACCATTGCGCTCAACCCTTGCTCCAGTATTTGGATGTTCCAGCGACAGCTCGTGCAAGTTTTTATATCTACAATACCAAGGCAGATTGCGACAAGCTAGTCGATGCCTTACAAAAGACAAAGGAGTTTTTCAATGGCACTTTCTAA
- a CDS encoding peptide ABC transporter substrate-binding protein, with translation MKSKKWLLTAGVVLSTTALLVACGKADKEADAPTTFSYVYAVDPASLDYSIATRTSTTDVIGNVVDGLMENDQYGNVIPSLAEDWSVSKDGLTYTYKLRKGVKWYTSEGEEYAEVTAHDFVTGLKHVADGKSDGVSLIQNSIKGLDAYMTGETNDFSTVGVKALDDYTVEYTLNKPESFWNSKVTTATMLPVNEEFLKASGKDYGAVTPAGILYNGPYILKTLTSKSLIEYEKNPNYWDKEKVKIEKIKLTYYDGSDQESLIRSFSSGAYTTARLFPSSSNFASTLEQYGDKITYSPQDSSSYYFTFNVNRQSYNKTAKTSEEQKTSTKEAMLNKDFRQAINFAFNRHSYAAQLNGEDGADKIIRNSLVPDNFVQAGGKNFGQIAQAELVNYGDQWKGVELVDGKDSIYNPDKAKAAFEKAKKDLESKGVTFPIHLDVPVEQTDTIAVQQSNSFKQSIESTLGAENVVIDVLQMTDNEKETITSQARVPSQKDYDLNSTGWAPSYQDPASYLNIMDPKSGSAMKHLGITKGKDKDVVAKLGLDQYKKLLDDADSETTNLEERYEKYAKAQAWLTDSSLLMPTASSGGSPVVSNVVPFSKPYSQVGIKGDPYIFKGMKLQKDIVTTKEYEEALKKWQKEKLESNGKYQKELEKHIK, from the coding sequence ATGAAATCGAAAAAGTGGCTCTTAACAGCAGGAGTGGTCCTGAGTACAACAGCTCTATTAGTGGCTTGTGGAAAAGCTGATAAAGAAGCAGATGCACCGACAACATTTTCATATGTCTATGCAGTAGATCCAGCATCTTTGGACTATAGTATAGCGACTCGTACATCTACAACAGATGTCATCGGGAACGTGGTTGATGGTTTGATGGAAAACGACCAATACGGAAATGTTATTCCTTCCTTGGCTGAAGATTGGTCTGTGTCAAAAGATGGTTTGACTTATACCTATAAACTTCGTAAAGGAGTTAAATGGTACACTTCAGAAGGTGAAGAATACGCAGAAGTAACAGCCCATGACTTTGTGACAGGACTAAAACACGTAGCTGACGGTAAGTCAGACGGTGTCTCTCTCATCCAAAATTCAATCAAGGGCTTGGATGCCTACATGACTGGTGAGACCAATGATTTCTCTACAGTTGGTGTCAAGGCCTTGGACGATTACACAGTTGAATATACCCTAAACAAACCAGAAAGCTTCTGGAACTCTAAAGTCACCACAGCAACGATGTTACCTGTAAATGAAGAATTTTTGAAGGCATCAGGTAAAGATTATGGAGCAGTTACTCCAGCGGGAATTCTCTATAATGGTCCTTATATCTTGAAGACCTTGACTTCCAAATCGTTGATTGAATACGAGAAAAATCCAAATTATTGGGATAAAGAAAAGGTAAAAATCGAGAAGATTAAATTGACTTACTACGATGGTTCTGATCAGGAATCGTTGATTCGTAGTTTCTCTTCAGGTGCCTATACGACAGCCCGTCTCTTCCCAAGTAGCTCAAACTTTGCTTCAACTTTGGAACAATACGGAGATAAAATCACTTATAGTCCACAGGACTCAAGTAGTTATTACTTCACCTTTAACGTAAATCGTCAGTCATATAATAAAACTGCGAAAACAAGTGAAGAACAAAAGACTTCTACAAAAGAAGCTATGCTTAATAAGGACTTCCGTCAGGCTATCAACTTTGCCTTCAACCGTCATTCTTATGCTGCCCAGCTAAATGGCGAAGACGGTGCGGATAAGATTATTCGTAACAGCCTTGTTCCTGACAACTTTGTACAAGCAGGTGGTAAAAACTTTGGTCAAATCGCTCAAGCAGAGTTGGTGAACTATGGTGACCAATGGAAAGGTGTTGAGCTAGTTGACGGTAAGGATTCTATCTACAACCCTGACAAGGCTAAAGCTGCGTTCGAAAAAGCTAAGAAAGACTTGGAATCTAAAGGGGTAACCTTCCCAATTCATTTGGATGTCCCAGTTGAACAAACAGATACCATCGCCGTTCAACAAAGCAACTCTTTCAAACAGTCTATTGAATCAACTCTTGGTGCTGAAAATGTTGTCATCGACGTTCTTCAAATGACAGATAATGAAAAGGAAACAATCACTTCACAAGCACGTGTTCCTTCTCAAAAAGACTATGATTTGAACAGTACAGGATGGGCTCCAAGTTATCAAGACCCAGCATCTTACTTGAATATCATGGATCCTAAATCAGGTTCTGCTATGAAACACCTTGGTATTACTAAAGGGAAAGATAAGGATGTTGTAGCGAAACTTGGTTTGGACCAGTATAAGAAATTATTGGATGATGCCGATTCAGAAACTACTAATCTTGAAGAGCGCTATGAAAAATATGCCAAGGCTCAAGCTTGGTTGACAGATAGTTCATTATTGATGCCAACAGCCTCATCTGGTGGTTCACCAGTTGTAAGTAATGTCGTGCCATTCTCAAAACCATACTCACAAGTTGGTATTAAGGGTGACCCATATATCTTTAAAGGAATGAAATTACAAAAAGATATCGTTACGACAAAAGAATATGAAGAAGCACTGAAAAAATGGCAAAAAGAAAAATTGGAATCAAATGGTAAGTACCAAAAAGAACTAGAAAAACACATTAAATAA
- a CDS encoding GAF domain-containing protein, whose translation MLESEKQSRYQMLNEELSFLLEGETNVLANLSNASALLKSRFPNTVFAGFYLFDGEELILGPFQGGVSCIRIALGKGVCGEAAHFQETVLVGDVRTYPNYISCDSRAKSEIVVPMVKNGQLLGVLDLDSSEIDDYDAMDRDYLEQFVAILLEKTEWDFTMFGEKA comes from the coding sequence ATGTTAGAATCAGAAAAACAATCACGTTATCAAATGCTAAATGAAGAGCTCTCTTTTTTATTGGAAGGTGAAACAAATGTTTTGGCTAATCTTTCCAACGCCAGTGCTCTTTTAAAATCACGCTTTCCTAATACCGTATTTGCAGGCTTTTATCTGTTCGATGGAGAGGAATTGATTTTAGGTCCCTTCCAAGGAGGTGTTTCCTGCATCCGTATTGCACTGGGAAAAGGTGTTTGTGGGGAGGCAGCTCATTTTCAGGAAACTGTTCTGGTTGGTGATGTAAGGACTTATCCCAACTATATTTCTTGTGATAGTCGAGCTAAAAGTGAAATTGTTGTGCCGATGGTAAAGAATGGTCAATTACTTGGAGTTCTGGATCTGGATTCTTCAGAGATTGATGATTATGATGCTATGGATCGAGATTATTTGGAACAATTTGTCGCTATTTTGCTTGAAAAAACAGAATGGGACTTTACAATGTTTGGGGAGAAAGCCTAA
- the sufD gene encoding Fe-S cluster assembly protein SufD, with protein MTKENIKLFSEMHAEPSWLADLRQKAFDKIESLELPVIERVKFHRWNLGDGTITENEPSANVPDFTALDNHLKLVQVGTQTVFEQTPVELAEQGVVFTDFHSALEEIPELIEEFFMSSVKYDDDKLAAYHTAYFNSGAVLYIPDNVEIKEPIEGIFYQDSDSDVPFNKHIMIIAGKNSKISYLERLESRGEGSAKATANITVEVIARSGAQVKFAAIDRLGENVTAYISRRGKLGNDANIDWAIGVMNEGNVVADFDSDLIGNGSHADLKVVALSSGRQVQGIDTRVTNYGCNSIGNILQHGVILEKATLTFNGIGHIIKGAKGADAQQESRVLMLSDQARSDANPILLIDENDVTAGHAASIGQVDPEDMYYLMSRGLDKATAERLVVRGFLGSVIVEIPVKEVRDEMIATIEEKLSKR; from the coding sequence ATGACTAAAGAAAATATTAAACTTTTTTCAGAAATGCACGCTGAACCAAGCTGGTTGGCTGACCTCCGTCAAAAAGCTTTTGATAAGATTGAGAGTTTAGAATTACCAGTTATTGAGCGTGTCAAATTCCACCGTTGGAATCTGGGGGATGGAACGATTACAGAAAATGAGCCATCAGCAAATGTTCCAGATTTCACTGCACTAGATAACCACTTGAAATTGGTGCAAGTAGGAACTCAAACTGTTTTTGAGCAAACTCCAGTTGAGTTGGCTGAACAGGGTGTCGTCTTTACAGACTTCCACTCAGCTTTAGAAGAAATTCCAGAGCTTATTGAGGAATTCTTCATGTCATCTGTTAAGTATGACGATGATAAGTTGGCAGCCTACCATACAGCTTATTTCAATAGTGGTGCTGTTCTCTACATTCCTGATAATGTTGAGATTAAAGAACCAATCGAAGGTATTTTCTACCAAGATAGTGATAGTGATGTGCCGTTTAACAAGCATATTATGATTATCGCTGGTAAAAACTCTAAGATTAGTTATCTGGAGCGTTTAGAGTCACGCGGTGAAGGAAGTGCCAAAGCAACTGCTAATATTACAGTAGAAGTGATTGCTCGTTCTGGAGCTCAAGTCAAGTTTGCCGCCATTGACCGTCTAGGTGAAAACGTTACTGCCTACATTAGCCGTCGAGGTAAATTAGGTAACGATGCAAATATTGACTGGGCAATTGGTGTCATGAATGAAGGAAACGTCGTTGCGGATTTTGATAGCGATTTGATTGGAAATGGTAGCCATGCTGACCTTAAAGTTGTAGCTCTTTCAAGTGGCCGTCAGGTGCAAGGAATTGATACTCGTGTAACCAACTACGGCTGTAACTCAATCGGAAATATCCTGCAACATGGGGTTATTCTTGAGAAAGCAACTTTGACCTTCAATGGTATTGGCCACATCATCAAGGGTGCCAAGGGAGCAGATGCCCAACAAGAAAGTCGTGTTCTTATGCTTTCAGACCAAGCGCGTTCAGATGCCAACCCAATCCTTTTGATTGATGAAAATGACGTAACTGCAGGACATGCGGCTTCTATCGGTCAGGTAGATCCAGAAGACATGTACTACCTCATGAGCCGTGGTTTAGATAAGGCAACTGCAGAACGTTTGGTTGTTCGTGGTTTCCTTGGCTCCGTTATCGTTGAGATTCCAGTCAAGGAAGTTCGTGATGAAATGATTGCAACTATCGAAGAAAAATTGTCAAAACGCTAA
- the sufU gene encoding Fe-S cluster assembly sulfur transfer protein SufU: protein MALSKLDSLYMAVVADHSKNPHHQGKLEDAEQISLNNPTCGDVINLSVKFDAEDRLEDIAFLNSGCTISTASASMMTDAVLGKTKQEILELANIFSEMVQGQKDERQDQLGDAAFLSGVAKFPQRIKCATLAWNALKKTIENQENK from the coding sequence ATGGCACTTTCTAAACTAGATAGCCTTTATATGGCAGTGGTAGCGGACCATTCGAAAAATCCACATCACCAAGGGAAGTTGGAAGATGCTGAACAAATCAGTCTCAACAATCCAACCTGTGGCGATGTCATCAACCTCTCTGTTAAGTTTGATGCAGAGGATCGTTTGGAAGATATCGCTTTTCTAAACTCAGGTTGCACCATCTCGACTGCCTCTGCAAGCATGATGACAGATGCCGTTTTAGGCAAAACCAAACAAGAAATTTTAGAGCTTGCAAATATTTTTTCTGAAATGGTTCAAGGGCAAAAAGATGAACGCCAAGACCAACTTGGAGATGCAGCTTTCTTATCAGGCGTTGCAAAATTCCCTCAACGGATCAAGTGTGCAACCCTAGCTTGGAACGCCCTGAAGAAAACAATTGAAAATCAAGAAAACAAGTAA